The Leucobacter rhizosphaerae genome includes a region encoding these proteins:
- a CDS encoding UrvD/REP family ATP-dependent DNA helicase, producing the protein MFEFDPSQQRVLALDPGRHARVVGAPGSGKTRVLVEAVARTLDRPGWAEEDVLVLAPNRTVSAQLRAAIERRLGRARGGTPVRTAASLGFALLSRVTAVEGANAPRLLTGTVQDEAIAAVVAEIGRGGAAASGGLVPEVMASGTYRAELRELWRVADDFGLDPARLAEELGEVRAQAVSQAHTRAPAPELLDRWQQSLSVIAAVSAGLARERPDECSSSALLRRAAAAVERMGATGAARAGSVTDDGAALRLPRLILVDDAQELGEGELALLAACTRAGSRVWVFGDPDLATGAFHGERTRALTRLHDELERRGGVAGAPDLAGASGIAEGEQVVALDRVHRHDGVLRTFIRSLTARIGAGDGAAHRAADASSAADAAASRGLPSEHAPVQFAVAASPAEHIGILAHRFRARRLGVGGAVPLAWSEMAVVCRTRAEANRVARLLASHQVPTRIAAGGLVLREHQIVRELIRLLQHALGLQPLVPGEVLSLAGGVIGGLDPVAIRRLRSALLLQARRDAHGDGGDAHGGGRGVASIDEIVAEAFALPGDTPVVDSAGGRVLRRLGIIAAEGRATHTAGGTAREVLWALWDATRLADGWQTDALEGRGARSDEAHRSLDAVLGLFFALQRHEEQDSDQPIAALLEDLLQSAVPEDTLAQRSEREVVTVTTPQGVIGREFELVAVIGAQDGSWPNLRARGSLLGAAALERWLRGGEALAPSRRDTIHDELRLFVHSCARARSELLVVAVGDEDHHPSAFFRFGEEYACAGLPSARLTLRGAAAQMRRRITGDTADAAAMRSLVALADAGIPGAHPDEWYGVLPASTDAPLVDLDGDPDARVSVSPSQLERAEACPLDWVIASLGGGSGSVQASLGTLVHHALETATEPDAAAMLAAIDAEWAKLPFDAEWESERAHRLAEAMASGLAEYLRDFESSDRRLLGQEAEFRIPIGQAVLRGMADRLEQRLASDGTPEVTVVDLKTGRTPPTSAETAAHAQLQAYQLGVVTGAFAEATPTTEQAGTDSGALDAARSGGARLLYVHPDATRGGGYVERGQEPISEETRAELEQRVQRIARVMSASDFTARVEHHCSDPHTPGNCRVHIIPAVSRA; encoded by the coding sequence ATGTTCGAGTTCGACCCCTCCCAGCAGCGCGTTCTCGCGCTGGATCCCGGGCGCCACGCCCGTGTGGTGGGGGCTCCCGGGAGCGGCAAGACGCGCGTGCTCGTCGAGGCCGTCGCCCGCACACTCGACCGGCCCGGCTGGGCGGAGGAGGACGTGCTCGTGCTTGCGCCCAACCGCACGGTGTCGGCGCAGTTGCGCGCGGCGATCGAGCGTCGTCTCGGTCGTGCGAGGGGCGGCACTCCGGTGCGCACCGCGGCCTCGCTCGGCTTCGCGCTGCTGTCGCGGGTGACCGCGGTGGAGGGTGCAAACGCCCCGCGCCTGCTGACGGGCACGGTGCAGGACGAGGCGATCGCCGCGGTCGTCGCCGAGATCGGTCGCGGCGGCGCCGCTGCGAGCGGTGGGCTCGTCCCCGAGGTCATGGCGAGTGGAACCTACCGGGCCGAACTGCGGGAGCTCTGGCGCGTGGCCGACGACTTCGGTCTCGACCCCGCTCGGCTGGCCGAGGAGCTCGGCGAGGTGCGGGCGCAGGCGGTGTCGCAGGCGCACACCCGCGCGCCGGCGCCGGAGCTGCTGGATCGCTGGCAGCAGAGTCTCTCGGTCATCGCGGCCGTCTCGGCCGGTCTCGCGCGCGAGCGGCCCGACGAGTGCAGCTCGAGCGCCCTGCTCCGCCGCGCTGCCGCCGCGGTGGAACGGATGGGTGCGACGGGGGCGGCCCGGGCCGGCAGCGTCACTGACGACGGAGCGGCACTCCGTCTCCCGAGGCTCATCCTGGTCGACGACGCGCAGGAACTCGGGGAGGGCGAGCTTGCCCTGCTCGCCGCGTGCACGCGTGCGGGCTCCCGCGTGTGGGTCTTCGGCGACCCCGACCTCGCGACGGGCGCGTTCCACGGCGAGCGGACCCGCGCGCTCACGCGCCTGCACGACGAGCTGGAACGCCGTGGTGGTGTCGCGGGCGCCCCGGATCTCGCGGGCGCCTCGGGCATCGCCGAGGGGGAGCAGGTCGTAGCGCTGGATCGCGTGCACCGGCACGACGGGGTGCTGCGCACCTTCATTCGCAGTCTCACGGCCCGCATCGGTGCGGGCGACGGCGCAGCGCACCGTGCCGCCGACGCGTCGTCGGCGGCAGATGCAGCGGCGTCCCGAGGGCTCCCGAGCGAGCACGCGCCGGTGCAGTTCGCGGTGGCCGCATCACCCGCCGAGCACATCGGGATCCTGGCCCACCGGTTCCGTGCGCGTCGGCTCGGGGTCGGCGGCGCCGTGCCGCTCGCGTGGTCCGAGATGGCCGTGGTGTGCCGTACCCGGGCCGAGGCGAACCGTGTCGCCCGGCTGCTCGCCTCGCATCAAGTGCCGACCCGCATCGCGGCCGGCGGCCTCGTGCTGCGCGAGCATCAGATCGTGCGCGAGCTGATCCGGCTGCTCCAGCACGCGCTCGGGCTGCAGCCCCTCGTTCCGGGTGAGGTGCTGAGCCTTGCCGGCGGGGTGATCGGCGGGCTCGACCCCGTCGCGATCCGGCGCCTGCGGAGCGCACTGCTGCTCCAGGCGCGGCGCGATGCGCACGGTGACGGCGGCGACGCGCACGGCGGCGGCCGCGGCGTGGCATCGATCGACGAGATCGTGGCGGAGGCCTTCGCCCTTCCCGGCGACACCCCGGTCGTCGACAGCGCGGGCGGGCGCGTCCTCCGGCGGCTCGGCATCATCGCGGCGGAGGGGCGCGCCACGCACACCGCGGGCGGGACGGCGCGCGAGGTCCTGTGGGCGCTGTGGGACGCGACTCGGCTCGCCGACGGCTGGCAGACCGACGCGCTCGAGGGGCGCGGGGCGCGGTCGGACGAGGCGCACCGCTCGCTCGACGCCGTGCTCGGGCTGTTCTTCGCGCTCCAGCGCCACGAGGAGCAGGACAGCGATCAGCCGATCGCCGCCCTCCTCGAGGACCTGCTGCAGAGCGCCGTGCCGGAGGACACGCTGGCCCAGCGGAGCGAGCGCGAGGTCGTCACCGTGACCACTCCGCAGGGCGTGATCGGTCGGGAGTTCGAGCTCGTCGCCGTGATCGGCGCGCAGGACGGTTCGTGGCCCAATCTCCGCGCCCGAGGTTCCCTGCTCGGTGCCGCCGCGCTCGAGCGCTGGCTGCGTGGCGGTGAGGCGCTGGCGCCGTCGCGGCGCGACACGATCCACGACGAGTTGCGCCTGTTCGTCCACAGCTGCGCTCGTGCGCGCTCCGAGCTGCTGGTCGTGGCCGTCGGTGACGAGGATCACCACCCCAGCGCGTTCTTCCGCTTCGGCGAGGAGTATGCGTGCGCGGGTCTTCCGAGCGCCCGTCTCACGCTGCGCGGCGCTGCGGCGCAGATGCGGCGCCGCATCACCGGTGACACCGCCGATGCCGCCGCGATGCGCTCGCTCGTCGCGCTCGCCGACGCCGGGATCCCGGGCGCGCACCCGGACGAGTGGTACGGGGTGCTCCCCGCGAGCACGGACGCGCCGCTCGTCGACCTCGACGGTGATCCCGATGCGCGCGTGTCCGTGAGCCCGTCCCAGCTCGAGCGCGCGGAGGCCTGCCCGCTCGACTGGGTGATCGCGAGCCTCGGCGGGGGCAGCGGCAGTGTGCAGGCCAGCCTCGGCACGCTCGTGCACCACGCACTGGAGACGGCCACCGAGCCGGATGCTGCCGCCATGCTCGCAGCGATCGACGCCGAGTGGGCCAAGCTGCCCTTCGACGCCGAGTGGGAGTCGGAGCGGGCGCACCGGCTCGCGGAGGCGATGGCCTCGGGCCTCGCGGAGTACCTCCGCGACTTCGAGTCCTCCGATCGCCGTCTGCTCGGACAGGAAGCGGAATTCAGGATCCCGATCGGTCAGGCCGTGCTCCGCGGCATGGCCGACCGGCTCGAGCAGCGGCTCGCCTCCGACGGCACCCCCGAGGTGACCGTCGTGGATCTGAAGACCGGGCGCACCCCGCCGACGAGCGCGGAAACGGCCGCGCACGCGCAGTTGCAGGCGTACCAGCT
- a CDS encoding bifunctional phosphopantothenoylcysteine decarboxylase/phosphopantothenate synthase gives MNIVLGVTGGIAAYKAVSLARLLVEAGHDVHVVPTTDALRFVGAPTWEAISRNPVTTSVHDDVPEVRHVALGQRAELVVVAPATAHTIARMSAGLADDLLGVTLLATSAPVLVAPAMHTEMWQHPATQDNVAILRSRGVHVIGPESGRLTGADSGPGRLSEPEQIFARIQELLQGIEHAADGIADAPPAAVGPVAEAERGGVAGSGDPVPDVTGVFESVDHRADGGDLDGTRILVSAGGTRELIDPVRFIGNRSSGKQGVAVAAAAAARGAKVVLLAANIDDSVLAEVATNPAIRVVPVTSAAELETAALAASPGADVVVMAAAVSDYRVANVSTEKIRKEDRGGDAPTLTLVENPDILVALVRERRPGQVLVGFAAETAEDTDELLDRGRRKLHRKGVDLLAVNAVGWSQGFEASDNTLHILGSAGDVVATASGSKRDTADALIDAIADAIDDAREFAS, from the coding sequence GTGAACATCGTACTGGGAGTGACCGGCGGGATCGCCGCGTACAAGGCCGTCTCGCTCGCCCGCCTGTTGGTCGAAGCGGGCCATGACGTGCACGTGGTGCCGACGACGGACGCGTTGCGGTTCGTCGGCGCACCGACCTGGGAGGCCATCAGCCGCAACCCGGTCACCACGTCGGTGCACGACGACGTGCCCGAGGTGCGCCACGTCGCGCTCGGGCAGCGCGCGGAGCTGGTGGTCGTTGCGCCGGCCACCGCGCACACGATCGCCCGCATGTCCGCGGGGCTGGCCGACGACCTGCTCGGGGTCACCTTGCTCGCCACCTCGGCTCCCGTACTCGTCGCGCCCGCCATGCACACGGAGATGTGGCAGCACCCGGCGACGCAGGACAACGTCGCGATCCTCCGCTCCCGCGGCGTGCACGTCATCGGCCCCGAGAGCGGCCGTCTGACCGGTGCCGACAGCGGGCCCGGGCGCCTGAGCGAGCCGGAGCAGATCTTCGCCCGGATCCAGGAGCTGCTCCAGGGCATCGAGCACGCCGCCGACGGGATCGCCGACGCGCCGCCCGCAGCGGTCGGCCCCGTGGCCGAGGCGGAACGCGGTGGGGTGGCAGGCTCCGGTGATCCGGTGCCCGACGTCACCGGGGTGTTCGAGAGCGTGGATCACCGCGCCGACGGGGGAGACCTCGACGGCACGCGGATCCTCGTGAGTGCGGGAGGAACGCGGGAGCTGATCGACCCCGTGCGGTTCATCGGCAATCGTTCGAGCGGCAAGCAAGGCGTCGCGGTCGCCGCAGCCGCCGCCGCTCGCGGTGCCAAGGTTGTGCTGCTCGCGGCCAACATCGACGACTCCGTGCTCGCCGAGGTCGCGACGAACCCCGCGATCCGGGTGGTGCCGGTGACCTCGGCCGCAGAGCTCGAAACCGCTGCGCTCGCCGCATCGCCCGGCGCGGACGTGGTGGTGATGGCGGCCGCGGTGTCGGACTACCGGGTCGCGAACGTCTCGACCGAGAAGATCCGCAAGGAGGATCGGGGCGGCGACGCACCGACGCTCACGCTGGTGGAGAATCCCGACATCCTCGTCGCCCTCGTGCGGGAGCGCCGGCCGGGTCAGGTCCTCGTCGGATTCGCCGCCGAGACGGCCGAGGACACGGACGAGCTGCTCGATCGGGGGCGCCGCAAGCTGCATCGCAAGGGCGTGGACCTGCTCGCGGTGAACGCCGTGGGGTGGTCGCAGGGGTTCGAGGCGTCGGACAACACCCTGCACATCCTGGGCTCGGCGGGCGACGTCGTCGCAACGGCCTCGGGATCGAAGCGCGACACGGCCGACGCGCTGATCGACGCGATCGCCGATGCCATCGACGACGCGCGGGAGTTCGCGAGCTGA
- a CDS encoding DUF3107 domain-containing protein, whose translation MEVRIGIKHSPRELAFETEAQAEEVRALFEQAAEHALVALSDTKGRQYLIDSESVAYVELGGDAGRKVGFIS comes from the coding sequence GTGGAAGTACGTATCGGCATCAAGCACTCGCCCCGCGAGCTCGCATTCGAGACCGAAGCCCAGGCCGAGGAGGTGCGCGCGCTCTTCGAACAGGCCGCAGAGCACGCCCTCGTCGCCCTCAGCGACACGAAGGGGCGCCAGTACCTCATCGACTCCGAGTCCGTCGCCTACGTCGAGCTCGGTGGTGACGCGGGCCGCAAGGTCGGCTTCATCAGCTAG